One genomic window of Fusarium fujikuroi IMI 58289 draft genome, chromosome FFUJ_chr01 includes the following:
- a CDS encoding probable small nuclear ribonucleoprotein has protein sequence MAPAQPELKKASRGLFRYLDKRLFVQLNGSRKVIGILRGYDVFLNIVLDEAVEEKDGGEKERIGMVVIRGNSVVMLEALERIGGDDRRGDR, from the exons ATGGCGCCCGCACAAcctgagctgaagaaggcaaGTCGTGGTCTTTTCCGT TACCTCGACAAGAGACTGTTCGTCCAGTTGAACGGCAGCCGAAAGGTCATCGGTATCCTCCGAGGTTACGAT GTCTTCCTGAACATTGTCCTCGACGAAGCGGTGGAGGAAAAggatggaggagagaaggagagaatTGGCATGGTT GTCATCCGTGGTAACTCGGTGGTAATGCTCGAGGCTCTCGAAAGAATTGGCGGCGATGACCGACGTGGAGACCGATAA
- a CDS encoding related to monooxygenase — protein MEESSEHHDILVIGAGLSGINTAHVLNQRLPHRSYTILEAQSAIGGTWRFFRYPGFRSDSFMTAFGLPWYPWKHKHKMAQAGEIVDYLEEAVDAAGLRDKIRFRHKMLACEWRTDEQNWKIEVDADGQPKTFIANFVISCVGYYAYDKAFPTTIPGLKGFGGQVVHPQWWPEDLDYSGKRVIVIGSGATAITIVPSLAEKAGMVTMLQRSPSFVISRPTTSSLDSCLKYLLPFSLAHWFVYWKDVLLEVFSTQFLLNFPALGRKVLMGEMQKALPKDIDVNVHFNPRYNPFQQRLCMCPDEDFFKALHQDNCEIVTDTIETVTKDGILLKSGRKLEADIIVTATGLYFQLFGGIAPLVDGQPIEVGSHYAWRGCMVDSVPNMGFVMGYVTTSWTPGADIMAKTLISVIKEMEKTGSTSVMPVLDEKDRSKPQKLPVSATSSYFVKAADRMPKVTDEGPWYGRVNLAKDWWAWLMGDMSSGLLYSGGQRKKDI, from the coding sequence ATGGAAGAATCATCAGAGCACCACGACATTCTCGTTATAGGAGCTGGTCTCTCCGGTATCAATACGGCCCATGTTCTCAACCAAAGACTCCCCCACCGCTCGTATACGATCCTCGAGGCGCAATCGGCCATTGGCGGAACATGGCGCTTCTTTCGATACCCAGGCTTTCGATCCGACTCATTCATGACAGCCTTTGGCCTGCCATGGTATCCTTGGAAACATAAACATAAGATGGCGCAGGCGGGCGAGATCGTGGACTATCtggaagaggctgttgatgcaGCAGGCTTGAGGGACAAGATTCGGTTCCGACATAAGATGCTGGCGTGCGAATGGCGAACAGACGAGCAGAATTGGAAGATAGAAGTTGATGCGGACGGTCAGCCAAAGACGTTTATCGCCAACTTCGTCATCAGCTGCGTGGGATATTATGCGTACGACAAGGCTTTTCCAACGACGATTCCAGGTCTCAAGGGCTTCGGAGGACAGGTCGTGCACCCTCAATGGTGGCCTGAAGACCTCGACTACTCTGGCAAACGCGTCATTGTCATCGGGTCAGGAGCCACAGCGATCACAATTGTCCCATCACTTGCTGAAAAGGCAGGGATGGTGACTATGCTCCAGCGCAGTCCATCCTTCGTCATCTCCCGACCCACGACTTCCAGTCTCGACTCTTGCTTGAAGTACCTTCTCCCCTTCTCATTAGCACACTGGTTCGTATATTGGAAAGACGTGTTGCTTGAGGTCTTTTCCACACAGTTCCTCCTCAACTTCCCTGCATTGGGTCGCAAGGTTTTGATGGGGGAGATGCAAAAGGCACTGCCCAAAGACATTGACGTTAATGTTCACTTTAACCCCAGGTACAATCCCTTCCAACAACGACTCTGCATGTGTCCAGATGAGGACTTCTTCAAGGCTCTGCATCAGGACAACTGCGAGATTGTGACAGACACAATCGAGACTGTTACAAAGGACGGTATTTTGCTCAAATCTGGTCGCAAGCTCGAAGCCGATATAATCGTTACCGCAACGGGATTATACTTCCAACTCTTCGGCGGCATAGCCCCTTTAGTAGACGGGCAGCCCATCGAGGTTGGCTCACACTACGCCTGGCGTGGTTGCATGGTCGACTCTGTCCCTAACATGGGCTTCGTGATGGGCTACGTGACAACATCCTGGACGCCCGGCGCAGACATTATGGCCAAGACATTGATAAGTGTTATAAAGGAAATGGAGAAGACGGGGTCAACGAGTGTTATGCCCGTGCTCGACGAAAAGGATAGGAGCAAGCCGCAGAAGCTACCCGTCAGTGCTACCAGCAGTTATTTTGTCAAGGCTGCGGACCGTATGCCAAAGGTGACTGATGAAGGTCCGTGGTATGGACGGGTGAACTTGGCCAAGGATTGGTGGGCGTGGTTAATGGGTGATATGTCGAGTGGGCTTCTCTACAGCGGAggacaaagaaagaaggatATCTGA
- a CDS encoding related to putative glutathione S-transferase, with protein sequence MSSEQYVLFDLPSRDPVGAWSLNPWKTRFLLNFKGIDYKTEWLEYPDIKPTLEPHVPANPSTGTWTIPTVKFPDGEYIMDSNKILERVEKDHPEPSVHKDSPVLAKLFSIMPNIMSALRPVYFYTVPNNILSEKSIPYWHETRSKMAGKPLDELHQENGGQQAWDNAKAHIQEVEALLKENSEGPFFLGKTPSYADFVWGGFLIFMQRNNIIDEVYKTSGDSQLHKDLLEATALWHKRNDH encoded by the exons ATGTCATCTGAGCAATACGTCCTCTTTGATCTCCCAAGCCGAGATCCTGTCGGTGCTTGGTCTCTCAACCCATGGAAGA CTAGATTCCTCTTGAACTTCAAGGGAATTGACTACAAGACCGAATGG CTCGAGTACCCCGACATCAAGCCCACTCTTGAGCCTCA TGTTCCCGCCAACCCATCCACTGGAACATGGACCATCCCAACCGTCAAGTTCCCCGATGGAGAGTACATCATGGACTCCAACAAGATCCTCGAGCGCGTCGAGAAGGACCACCCTGAGCCCTCGGTCCACAAGGACTCACCCGTCCTCGCCAaactcttctccatcatgcCAAATATCATGAGCGCCCTTCGGCCCGTATACTTCTACACCGTTCCCAATAACATCCTCAGCGAAAAGAGCATCCCTTACTGGCACGAGACACGATCCAAGATGGCCGGCAAGcctcttgatgagcttcaccAGGAGAATGGCGGCCAGCAGGCTTGGGATAACGCGAAAGCACATATACAAGAGGTTGAGGCTCTCTTGAAGGAGAACTCAGAGGGACCTTTCTTCCTGGGAAAGACCCCTAGCTATGCTGACTTCGTCTGGGGTGGCTTCCTGATCTTCATGCAGCGTAACAACATCATTGACGAAGTGTACAAGACCAGTGGTGATAGCCAGCTTCACAAGGACCTTCTTGAGGCTACCGCTCTCTGGCACAAGCGAAATGACCACTAA
- a CDS encoding related to stress-induced protein STI1 — MASADELKALGNKAIAEKNFDEAVAKFTEAIAIQPDNHILYSNRSAAYASKKDWENALKDAEKTTEIKPDWAKGWGRKGAALHGQGDLLGANDAYEEGLKLDANNAQLKSGLTSVKKAMEAEVGGPQDPSGGLGQMFNDPQLIQKLASNPKTSGFLADPSFMAKLQSIKSNPSNASEIFSDPRLLTVMGVLMGVDLEMREREVDPNAESQDSPMPDAPPAPKQPEPKKAPEPEPEPELDEEALEKKKKKEEADKEKALGTENYKKRNFDEAIAHYTKAWETFKDITYLNNLGAAYFEKGDYDKAIEACTKAVEEGREIYADFKLIAKSYARIGTSYERKGDLEKAIENYNRSLTEHRTPDVLNKLRSAERAKTEAGKKAYIDPAKAEEAREEGNKKFKEMDFPGAVAAYTEMTKRAPDDPRGYSNRAAAFVKLFEFPSALEDCDTAIKKDPTFIRAYIRKAQAYFGMRKYSECVDACTEAQRVDQEHHNGANAREIEQQQQKALSAMYSARDNETEEQTRERLMKDPEIMGLMQDPVMQSILQQAQSDPAALQEHMRNPGVRSKIQKLIAAGVIRVGR; from the exons ATGGCTTCCGCGGACGAGCTCAAGGCTCTAGGTAACAAGGCCATTGCCGAGAAGAACTTCGACGAGGCTGT CGCAAAGTTCACCGAGGCTATTGCCATCCAGCCCGATAACCACATCCTATACAGCAACCGATCTGCTGCTTATGCTTCAAAGAAGGACTGGGAAAATGCTCTgaaggatgctgagaagaccACCGAGATCAAGCCTGACTGGGCCAAGGGCTGGGGACGTAAGGGTGCTGCTTTGCACGGACAGGGCGACCTTCTGGGTGCCAATGATGCGTATGAAGAGGGATTGAAGCTCGATGCCAACAACGCCCAGCTCAAGAGTGGGTTGACTTCagtcaagaaggccatggaGGCCGAAGTTG GAGGACCTCAAGATCCCAGCGGTGGCCTCGGCCAAATGTTCAACGACCCTCAGTTGATTCAGAAGCTCGCCTCAAACCCCAAGACTAGCGGTTTCCTCGCCGACCCCTCATTCATGGCCAAGCTCCAATCGATCAAGAGCAACCCTTCAAATGCTTCCGAGATCTTCAGCGACCCCCGTCTGTTGACAGTCATGGGTGTCTTGATGGGTGTTGATCTGGAGATGCGCGAGCGCGAAGTCGACCCCAACGCTGAATCCCAGGACTCTCCCATGCCCGATGCTCCACCAGCCCCCAAGCAGCCcgagcccaagaaggcccCTGAGCCTGAACCCGAGCCCGAGCTGGACGAGGAGgctctcgagaagaagaaaaagaaggaagaggccgacaaggagaaggcttTGGGTACCGAGAACTACAAGAAGCGCAACTTTGACGAGGCTATTGCACACTACACCAAGGCCTGGGAGACCTTCAAGGATATTACCTACCTAAACAACTTGGGAGCTGCTTATTTCGAGAAGGGTGACTACGACAAGGCCATCGAGGCCTGCACTAAGGCTGTCGAGGAGGGACGTGAGATCTACGCTGACTTCAAGCTCATTGCCAAGAGTTACGCCCGCATCGGTACATCTTACGAGCGCAAGGGAGACTTGGAGAAGGCTATTGAGAACTACAACAGGTCTCTTACCGAGCATCGAACTCCCGATGTCCTGAACAAGCTACGCTCTGCTGAGCGTGCCAAGACTgaggctggcaagaaggCCTACATCGACcctgccaaggctgaggaggctcGCGAGGAAGGCaataagaagttcaaggAAATGGACTTCCCTGGTGCCGTTGCTGCCTACACAGAGATGACCAAGCGAGCTCCCGATGACCCTCGCGGTTACAGCAATCGAGCGGCTGCCTTTGTCAAGCTCTTCGAGTTCCCCAGTGCTCTCGAGGACTGCGACACGGCTATCAAGAAGGACCCTACCTTCATCCGAGCTTACATCCGCAAGGCTCAGGCCTACTTCGGCATGCGAAAGTACTCAGAATGTGTGGACGCCTGCACTGAGGCTCAGCGCGTTGACCAGGAGCACCACAACGGTGCTAACGCCCGCGAGATcgagcaacagcagcagaaggCTCTCTCGGCCATGTACTCTGCCCGTGATAACGAGACGGAAGAGCAGACCCGAGAGCGTCTTATGAAGGACCCCGAG ATCATGGGACTCATGCAAGACCCCGTGATGCAATCGATCCTCCAGCAGGCCCAGTCGGATCCTGCTGCTCTTCAGGAGCATATGAGAAACCCTGGTGTGCGGTCCAAGATCCAGAAGCTGATCGCTGCTGGCGTTATCCGGGTGGGTAGGTAA
- a CDS encoding related to arginyl-tRNA synthetase, cytosolic, with the protein MTATTCSVSGIETLLGKVGLDTPVPDFPDADIVHNPQDIFRVYLADTLQKLVNCDRLVAYDAIQTSNITGMGDLIIVAPRLRLKGVKPEELAKDLLQKLPRTPPFGCPLLDGIRLQVFFSPNTLSRLLLSYISDRSSSYGYDTSLGLADPTATDGQRKKVILEFSSPNMASEFQVSHLRSTLIGTYIANIHSSMGWDVVKMNYLGDWGKQIGLLAAGWQRFGSEDEFEKQPLRHLLEVNHKIQDLFKPEVEECKTAKTNKQDVTEIESRGLYAERDAFFKKMEDRDPEAIALWQRFRDATVKDYTESYAQLGVTFDEYSGESQVTAESIAEVEQVLKDKGIYEEHEDSWKIDFSKHDAKGLSLAVLRYRNGTTSYLLRDLAAVFDRYKKHQFDKMIYVVAMEQEMHFHRVTKTLELMGRQDLAERIQHVSFAKINGLPEALKGAELLSDYLEGCRSMVQTSLDEEEEEAFHVDKSEKSVEQLGLAGLFIQDHYHKRNTSYAVDPKKSLSLEGETGAAIQNCYARLLKKLESGPDSFDYTTLDHTSLETEDYAELLRILLQYPDAAHGSFRTLEPSFIVVYLLRIVDQLTATLDDDDEKDWTGLDTASEARYALYENARQVFENALRLLGVSPWAP; encoded by the exons ATGACAGCGACAACTTGCTCCGTCAGTGGTATTGAGACACTGCTTGGTAAGGTAGGGCTGGACACTCCAGTACCGGACTTCCCCGATGCAGATATTGTGCATAACCCGCAGGACATCTTTCGCGTCTACCTTGCCGACACCCTACAGAAGCTTGTCAACTGCGATAGGCTGGTAGCCTACGATGCGATACAGACCTCGAACATCACAGGAATGGGCGATCTTATTATTGTGGCCCCCAGACTTAGACTGAAAGGAGTCAAGCCTGAGGAGCTGGCGAAAGATCTTCTTCAAAAA TTGCCAAGAACACCCCCGTTTGGGTGTCCCCTTCTTGACGGCATCCGCCTGCAGGTCTTCTTCTCACCCAATACATTGTCTCGACTCCTTCTCTCGTACATCAGTGATAGGTCTTCGTCCTATGGTTATGACACGTCGCTCGGTCTCGCCGATCCTACAGCTACTGATggacagaggaagaaggtgaTCCTGGAGTTCTCGTCTCCGAACATGGCGAGTGAGTTCCAAGTGTCACACTTGAGGAGCACGCTGATCGGCACATACATCGCAAATATCCACTCTAGTATGGGGTGGGACGTTGTCAAGATGAACTACCTTGGCGACTGGGGAAAACAAATCGGTCTCCTTGCTGCTGGATGGCAGAGATTTGGTTCTGAGGATGAGTTTGAAAAACAGCCGCTccgccatcttctcgagGTCAACCATAAGATTCAGGATCTGTTCAAACCAGAAGTGGAAGAATGCAAGACCGCCAAAACGAATAAACAAGATGTCACAGAAATCGAGTCACGAGGCTTATATGCCGAGCGCgatgccttcttcaagaagatggaggataGAGACCCAGAAGCCATCGCATTGTGGCAGCGTTTCCGTGATGCAACCGTCAAAGACTACACGGAATCGTACGCACAGCTCGGAGTAACGTTTGATGAGTACTCTGGGGAGTCACAAGTCACTGCCGAGTCAATCGCCGAAGTCGAGCAAGTCTTGAAGGACAAAGGCATATACGAAGAGCACGAAGACTCGTGGAAGATCGACTTTTCGAAACACGACGCAAAAGGGCTCTCGCTCGCAGTATTACGATACCGAAACGGGACGACTTCTTATCTGTTACGCGACCTCGCTGCAGTGTTTGATCGATACAAGAAACACCAATTCGACAAGATGATCTATGTCGTTGCAATGGAGCAAGAAATGCACTTCCACCGAGTTACCAAGACTCTTGAGCTCATGGGAAGACAAGATCTTGCTGAGCGCATTCAGCATGTGTCTTTTGCCAAGATCAATGGACTTCCTGAAGCGTTGAAGGGCGCAGAGCTTCTGAGTGACTACCTTGAAGGATGTCGCTCGATGGTACAAACTAGtcttgacgaggaagaggaggaagcgTTTCACGTGGATAAGTCGGAGAAGTCGGTGGAACagcttggtcttgctggtctATTCATACAGGACCACTACCACAAGAGGAACACCTCGTATGCAGTCGATCCCAAGAAGTCATTATCCCTCGAAGGAGAGACAGGGGCGGCTATCCAGAACTGCTACGCCAGGTTATTGAAGAAGCTAGAGTCCGGACCGGACAGCTTCGACTATACGACGCTTGATCATACTTCGTTGGAAACAGAAGACTATGCTGAGCTTCTGCGGATCCTATTGCAGTATCCAGATGCAGCCCATGGCTCTTTCAGAACTCTTGAACCGTCTTTTATTGTGGTATACTTGCTCCGAATTGTTGATCAACTAACAGCCAcgcttgacgatgatgatgagaaagattgGACTGGTCTCGATACAGCTAGTGAGGCGAGATATGCTCTATATGAGAACGCAAGACAGGTGTTTGAGAATGCGCTAAGACTTCTTGGTGTATCACCATGGGCTCCGTAA
- a CDS encoding related to pisatin demethylase (cytochrome P450) produces MSAVRSTYTKGDFYSSGRIVPGVDNVVSERNEAKHKFMRAKMAPGLLEYSYRENEGFGFEAGIDRQLLRFISLIDRKYLSTTSQSRPLDLTEKTQFFALDVIGDVSFGEPFGYLIKDEDLYQYNKINASSLPVMNVVSVYPWLGRIVHRWPLSLLLPREEDQVGFGRLMGFARHLVRKRLAEGVTMRKDMMQMHISNGMNEEELIQQAFISIIAGSNTTAHALRMIILSLITNPSAYRSLIAEIRGVTSTVGTPISWAQTQTLPYLQAVIREGLRMWPPVAGLGFKQVPPEGDTINGFFVPGGTQVGQGFYAVGRSRLVWGDDADVFRPERWLLADEDRLRDMTAALDTHFGHGKYSCLGKPIALMEIHKAVFELFKRYDFAILNAERPIKTQTSVFLFASDFWVTITQRNDEEN; encoded by the exons ATGTCCGCTGTGCGAAGCACTTATACAAAAGGCGACTTTTATAGCAGCGGCAGGATAGTTCCTGGTGTTGACAATGTCGTCTCCGAGAGAAATGAGGCTAAGCACAAATTCATGAGAGCAAAGATGGCTCCCGGT CTTCTTGAGTATTCTTACAGGGAGAATGAAGGTTTCGGCTTCGAGGCAGGCATAGATCGTCAACTCCTCAGATTCATCTCGCTCATCGACCGAAAGTATCTCTCAACTACAAGCCAATCACGGCCTCTCGACCTTACCGAAAAGACACAGTTCTTTGCCCTAGATGTGATTGGCGATGTATCTTTTGGTGAACCATTCGGCTACTTGatcaaagatgaagatctGTACCAATACAATAAGATAAATGCCAGTTCACTACCGGTCATGAACGTGGTATCCGTCTACCCCTGGCTAGGAAGGATTGTTCATCGGTGGCCGCTAAGTCTGTTGCTGCCACGGGAAGAGGACCAGGTTGGCTTCGGGCGACTCATGGG CTTCGCGAGGCACTTGGTTCGCAAAAGACTGGCCGAGGGGGTCACGATGAGGAAGGATATGATGCAAATGCATATCAGTAACGGAATGAATGAGGAAGAACTTATCCAACAAGCCTTCATCTCAAT CATCGCTGGTTCTAACACAACAGCACATGCTCTTCGAATGATCATACTCTCCTTGATCACAAACCCAAGCGCATACCGCTCCCTCATCGCCGAGATTCGAGGGGTCACCTCTACAGTCGGCACTCCCATCTCCTGGGCACAGACGCAAACACTACCATATCTTCAAGCCGTCATTCGCGAAGGTTTGCGCATGTGGCCGCCAGTAGCTGGTCTTGGTTTCAAGCAAGTCCCTCCAGAGGGCGATACCATCAACGGCTTCTTCGTCCCCGGCGGAACGCAAGTCGGTCAGGGGTTCTACGCTGTTGGTCGGTCACGGCTTGTCTGGggcgatgatgctgatgttttTCGGCCTGAGCGATGGCTACTCGCTGATGAAGACAGGCTGAGGGATATGACAGCGGCATTGGACACGCATTTCGGACATGGGAAATATTCGTGCTTAGGAAAGCCGATTGCTCTCATGGAGATTCACAAGGCTGTTTTCGAG TTGTTTAAACGCTACGATTTTGCTATACTGAACGCTGAAAGACCTATCAAGACACAAACGTCGGTCTTTCTCTTTGCTTCAGACTTTTGGGTCACGATCACCCAGCGTAATGACGAAGAGAATTGA
- a CDS encoding probable flavohemoglobin (reviewed:yes 1) has translation MALSYQQTRLIRGTIPALTDHGERITTIFYRNMLRDHPELNDYFNTVNQANGRQPRALTAVILSYANNINHITELIPKMERMCHKHCSLGIKPEHYGIVEKYLIAAFAEVLGPAMTPQVREAWQKAYWMLAKMLIGREAQLYRDFGKWQGYRKFRIEKKVEESDDIYSFYLVPVDGKRLPPFQPGQYVSVQVPIADKGYVQSRQYSLSEAPRPDYYRVTVKRDEGLHMTRSGRYLGGDALNPGVVSNLLIDMKDEGDIVELTHPAGEFYLDMSNTSNVPIVLISAGVGVTPMMSILNTVSERQPHRPVSWIHGSRRSVPFYDQVRRIARNRPSFRTNIFKTHLAESDVYGITYDHDFRMDLAKVDKEDLYLCNSSTEYYICGPEQFMLEMAEYLKAQKVDAPRMHFELFSTGDMEFKVDNLSIGSASKANSINSNETRCPSSGAISTNGATCPFS, from the coding sequence atggctctgTCATATCAACAAACCAGGCTCATCCGGGGCACCATTCCCGCCCTCACCGACCACGGAGAGcgcatcaccaccatcttctACCGCAACATGCTCCGTGATCACCCCGAGCTCAACGACTACTTCAACACCGTCAACCAGGCCAACGGTCGCCAGCCTCGTGCCCTCACCGCCGTCATCCTCAGCTacgccaacaacatcaaccacATCACAGAGCTCATCCCCAAGATGGAACGCATGTGCCACAAGCACTGCTCCCTGGGCATCAAGCCAGAGCATTATGGTATCGTCGAGAAGTATCTCATCGCCGCCTTTGCTGAAGTCCTCGGTCCTGCCATGACACCCCAGGTCAGAGAGGCTTGGCAGAAGGCCTACTGGATGCTTGCCAAGATGCTCATCGGTCGTGAGGCTCAGCTCTATCGTGACTTTGGCAAGTGGCAGGGCTACCGCAAGTTCCGcatcgagaagaaggttgaagagtCTGACGACATCTACTCCTTCTACCTCGTTCCTGTCGACGGCAAGCGTCTTCCTCCCTTCCAGCCTGGACAGTATGTCTCTGTTCAGGTGCCCATTGCCGACAAGGGCTATGTCCAGTCTCGCCAGTACTCCCTGAGCGAGGCTCCTCGACCTGACTACTACCGCGTCACCGTCAAGCGAGACGAAGGACTTCACATGACCCGCAGCGGTCGATATCTCGGAGGCGATGCCCTCAACCCCGGTGTTGTCTCCAACCTCCTTATCGACATGAAGGACGAGGGCGATATTGTTGAGTTGACTCACCCCGCTGGCGAGTTCTACCTTGACATGTCCAACACTTCCAACGTTCCCATCGTTCTAATCTCTGCCGGTGTTGGTGTCACTCCCATGATGTCCATCCTGAACACCGTTTCCGAGCGCCAGCCTCACCGTCCTGTCTCCTGGATCCACGGCTCTCGCCGCTCCGTTCCCTTCTACGACCAAGTCCGACGCATCGCACGCAACCGTCCCAGCTTCCGcaccaacatcttcaagaccCATCTCGCCGAGTCCGACGTCTACGGTATCACTTACGATCACGACTTCCGCATGGATCTTGCCAAGGTCGACAAGGAAGACCTCTACCTCTGCAACAGCTCTACCGAGTACTACATCTGTGGACCTGAGCAGTTCATGCTCGAGATGGCCGAGTACCTCAAGGCTCAAAAGGTCGACGCCCCTCGTATGCATTTTGAGCTCTTCAGCACTGGTGACATGGAGTTTAAGGTCGATAACCTGAGCATTGGCTCTGCGTCAAAGGCAAATTCCATCAACAGTAACGAGACCAGATGCCCCAGTTCCGGAGCCATCTCTACCAATGGTGCTACCTGCCCCTTCTCATGA